Genomic window (Pseudothauera hydrothermalis):
ACATTTTCAGCGAGCGGCTGGCGGTGATGTTGATCAGCACACAACGCGCACCGGACAGCTCAGTGCCTTCCAGCAGCGGGCTGACCGCCGCCTGCTCGGCGGCAATGCGCGCACGGTCCAGACCGGCCGCTTCGGCCGAACCCATCATCGCCCGGCCCATCTCGCCCATCGCGGTGCGCACGTCTTGGAAGTCGACGTTGACCAGGCCCGGCACGTTGATGATCTCGGCAATGCCGCCCACGGCCGAGCGCAGCACGTTGTCGGCCGAACGGAAGCAGTCTTCGAACCCGGCGTCATCGCCGTACACTTCGAGCAGTTTATCGTTGAGCACCACGATCAACGAATCGACATGGCGGGTCAGTTCCTCGACGCCGCTTTCTGCCACCCGCAGACGGTTTTCGAAGTCAAAGGGTTTGGTCACCACGGCAACGGTCAAAATGCCCATTTCCTTGGCAATCTCGGCCACCACGGGGGCGGCGCCGGTGCCGGTGCCGCCTCCCATGCCGCCGGTGATGAAGCACATGTGCGCGCCTTCGAGTGCCGCAGCGATCGCATCGCGCGACTCCTGAGCCGCCGCCCGCCCCGCCTCGGGCTTGGAGCCGGCACCCAGACCGCTGGTGCCGAGCTGGATCTTGGTCGGCGCCAGGCAACGACCGAGCGCCTGCGCGTCGGTGTTGGCCACCACAAACTGCACACCCTGCACGCCTTCGCGGATCATGTGGTCGACCGCATTGCCGCCGGCTCCGCCCACACCGACGACCTTGATCACCGTTCCGGTGGGAATCTTTTCAACGATTTCAATCATTTACCTTGCCTCCGAGTAGTCAAGCAGTACTGCATACCGAACGCCCACCGAGTCTGTATTTAGTATTTCGCGCGAAGTCTACAACTAAATACCGGCTCATTGCGGGCACTCATTCACATTGGCCGCACGGCCCATCCGCACAGCTCAAAAATTCTTCTCAAACCACGCCTTCATGCGCCCGAACCATTGGCGCATGCTGCGCGTCTCGCGGGCCTGGATGCCCCGCCTGCGCTGCGCCAAGCCCTCCATCAGCAAACCCATGGCTGCGGCATACTGCGGCTGGCACACCACGTCGGCCAATGCACCGTCGTATTGCGGCGCGCCCACCCGTACCGGCATGTGGAACACCTCTTCCCCCAGTTCGATCATGCCGCGCATCACCGACGAGCCGCCGGTCAGCACGATGCCGGAAGACAGCAGCTCCTCGTAGCCGCTGCGTCGCAACTCGGCATGCACCAATTCGAACAGCTCGGAGACACGCGGCTCGATCACGTCGGCCAAGGCCTGGCGTGAGAGCTTGCGCGGCGGTCGGTCGCCCACGCCGGGCACTTCGATGGTGTCCTCCGGATCGACCAGGGTAGGCATCGCCACGCCATGGCGGATTTTCAGCTCCTCGGCCTCGGCGGTCGGGGTGCGCAACGCC
Coding sequences:
- the ftsZ gene encoding cell division protein FtsZ; amino-acid sequence: MIEIVEKIPTGTVIKVVGVGGAGGNAVDHMIREGVQGVQFVVANTDAQALGRCLAPTKIQLGTSGLGAGSKPEAGRAAAQESRDAIAAALEGAHMCFITGGMGGGTGTGAAPVVAEIAKEMGILTVAVVTKPFDFENRLRVAESGVEELTRHVDSLIVVLNDKLLEVYGDDAGFEDCFRSADNVLRSAVGGIAEIINVPGLVNVDFQDVRTAMGEMGRAMMGSAEAAGLDRARIAAEQAAVSPLLEGTELSGARCVLINITASRSLKMSEVRDAVKTVQAFAAPEAFVKYGTVFDESMEDRIRITVVATGLGTPRAARQPVMQVVQGTGTYGPAGGAIDSGSLDVPSVFRNARRTAVEAMSANGIGTYDIPAFLRKQAD